The region TTGGTTGTAATGCTCTTTACAGGTGGGAAGCAGGGGGGTGGAGCCAATGCTCCGCTTCCTGTGGGGTCGGCCTGATGTCCCGCACCGTAGCGTGCGCTCGCCGTCCGTCCGTGGGGAGCAACAGCACGGAGGTTCTGCCAAATGAAAACTGCCACGATCCAAAACCAAACCCCATCCAGGCTTGCAACCGCTTCGACTGCCCCCCCACGTGGGAGACGCAGGAATGGGGGAAGGTACAAAGACAAATGAAGAAGTGATCCTTCACAAGACCATGATGATTGTTTCTTTGTTGCTTTTAGTGCTCCAGTCGTTGCGGGAATGGAGTCGAGAGGAGACGGGTGGTGTGCAAACAGCGCTTGGCCGACGGAAGCTTCCTGGAGTTGCCAGACTCCTTTTGTCCCGCCAAGGTGCCGGCCAGCCAGCGGCTTTGTAGCACAGAGCAGCGCTGCCCGCCCCAGTGGGTCACCAGCTGGTCCCAGGTAGCCTTGATCCGATCCATCAGACTAGCTTAATTAAAGTTATGATAACttactttttgaaaaaaaaaatttcagtgTTCGGCGACTTGCGGAAATGGGATGCAAAGACTGGAGGCAGTCTGCATGAAGCAAGGCGAGGACGGACAGTATCACACGGTCGCTCCAAACAATTGCTCCTCTCTTGGACGGCCCACCAGGATCCGACCGTGCTCTCTCAGACTCTGCAAGAGTAAGACACCCTCGTACTCACAAATTGTAACGAGAAGAACCAAAGGAGTGCAACTTTTTGTCACAGATTCGCTAAAAACGGAGTCTACCATCCTGGCTCGGAGGAATGTTTATGTTCAATGGAGGAGGAGTAAAAGGGTCCATTTGATGGCTGGCGGCACCGCCTATCTTCTCCCCTGGACAACTGTGGTCCTTCGCTGTCCAGCCCGCCATATCCGCAAAGCAAATATCCAATGGTTGAAAGAAGGGAAGCCCCTGGCGACACCTCTGGGGTTAGTGAAGATCCAGCAGGTCGGCCCGTCTGATGCCGGGACGTACACCTGCGTGGCGGGCCGGGTTAAAGAACATTTGGTCCTACGGGTCATTGGGGGCAAGCACAAGTTGCGTAGACCGGAAGCGACGGGGGCACAGGAGCCCTCAGTGTCGCCTGATGGGTATGACGACATTGTTGAGCGCTTGCTCCAGCTCAAGGTTGAGAAGAACAAGACCACCTCGGAAGACAGGCGAGATCTTCTCGATATCCCCGATGTCATCGTTCTCGATAGTCGGAGGCTGGATGAGCTCGGCAGCCTCGGAGGAAAGCAAGGCGAGCGAGCCGTCGCTCAGTTAGTCGACGAGCTGTCCGTTTCCCACCACGGGACCAATGAGTCAACTCGTCACCATCCAGAAATGGAAtcaaacccaaaaagccagccGAGCAGGTACAGAAGCCCGGTGATCATCCAGAGCCCCTGGAAAGTCAGAGCGGGATCGTCTTCGGACGCGAGCGTCAACGTCGGGCGACCGATTTTGCTGCGGAAACCGTATGTCAGTTTGGAGATCAGATGTGAGACTCTCGGTTACCCGGAACCATCCCTAACCTGGACCAAAAATGGAAAACCGTTGCGTTCCGATCGCAGGTATGACCGCACGACTCGTGAACTGCAAACAAGATTACGATTTAACTGAGCGGCCATTCTTGTCTTGGCACCGGCAGAATAGACATGTTGCCCGGCGGCTCGCTAAGGATCCGCTCTCCGAACCTGTCCGACGAGGGTCTGTACACCTGCACCGCCAGAAACCGGCTGGGGTCTTCCTCACGCTCGTCTTGGTTGCAGATTACAGGTGAGAACCGTATCCCGGACCCGCAAAACCGAAATCCGTGCGAAGCacctgtggctaaagccaaactaTGGCAGGATTTTTACTTTCTgggtctggattttttttcctcctaaagCAACAATGAGATGCCTTCCGTTTTTAAACATATCTACTTTTTCGGGTTGAAAACTTGCTGTTTCTGGGAAGTCACATTCATGCGCTCGGCCACCGCAAATGTTTTCAAACTGGGTCGCCAAGCCGTGGCTTGCCTGGCTGAGTCAGCGGTGGAGAATGCGTGCTGCGTGCCATCAGCAGAAGTCCCCTGAGAGCCGCGCCGTCCGTCCCACCTCCCCTCAAAGCGTCGCCGCTTGCAACCTCTTTGTATTGCAATCAAAAAGGCGGACGGCACCGCTGCTTTTCTCGCCCATACGACAACAATTAGAAGGCTCGGGGGGGAACGTTTCAAAGACGATAAGCCGCTACGCTCTGAGGGCCAAAGAATAAAAGGGGCTGTCTAAGGAcaagttattttgttgttgttttttggggtttttcccTTTCCTTTAATTCCCATCCACTGTATTATCAGGAAGCGGAGGAAGAAACTGCGTCCAAGCTGATGGCTACTTTTGCCCTGATAGGAGCAACAGCACCATCCAGTCAGCTGCCCACAGGTTGGCGGCCGCAATGCACATTTTTAGTCATCCATTTTCAAATCTCACAAAACTCCCTTCAAGTCGTTGGCGCGCGGACCCTTGGGCGGCGTGCTCAGCCAGCTGCGGCGGCGGGTCCCAGACCAGACGAGTGCGTTGCGTGGACGGCCCCGAGGGCGGCTCGACGGAGGTGGAGCAGCGGCGCTGCTTCGGCGCGGGGCGGAAACCCTCCGACATCAGGACGTGCAACGTTTTGCCCTGCGTCGCTTGGGCTACGAGCAACTGGGGATTGGTAAGCCCGCTCCTTCTAGCCAATCATCTTAACAAGTCATGGAAACATTAAGGAGGCCTCGCTTTTTGACCTTGTTGGCGCCAATGCCAACGCTGACTCACGACTCAAATATGGCGTTCGCCTTTCATGACATAAACTGCATCAGTGTTTCTCGCGACACATACTTTTGGATATACTGTGTTTATGCCGTAAATATTCTCTGCGCGTCAACTTCCAACGTGGCAGCATTTGGCTTTTTCGCGTAAATAATTGATGTGACAATCTGACATTTCCCGCCTAATCTTAAAAATCAAAAGTGACCCaacattgccatctagtggtatcTGGAAGTCATTACACTGGCTTACAAACCTAAATTTCACAGGCAAGCAGGGCTAATTAGCATTCTGAACCTATTTGTGTTAtaactttttgttctttttgaatGTTTCAGTGCAGTGGTCAATGCCTGGGTCCAGGTTTGGCTGCACAGCACCGCAATGTTTTCTGCCTAGACACAAATGGCACCAAAGTCCCTTCCAGGATATGCGGCGGACTCAGACGGTAAAAATAGCCGTCCCAAACAAACGTTCCCTCCGCCGGGTATCGGCTTTGTGACTCCGATTCGTTTCCCCTTCCAAGGCCGAGCTCCACGAGGAACTGCACGGCGGACGCTTGCGCTCCGCGCTGGCGAGTCGGCCCGTGGACGCAGTGCACGgccacctgcggccgacacggCTTCCAGTCGCGCCGGGTGGCGTGCACGAGGCGACCCGGCGGGAGCTGCTCGCGGAGGCCTCGTCCCGCCAGCTGGCAGCGCTGCAATACGGTGTCCTGCGGCAGAGGTGAGCCGTTCGAACGTCACGCAGCAAATGTCCACTCTAGAAGTTTTTAACACGACGGTCGCTGGCGCTTTGCTAACCGTAGCCGCCGGAGAGTGCCGCGACAGCACCCGGTACTGCGAGAAGGTGCGGCAGTTGGAGTTGTGCACACTTCCACAGTTTAAAAGTCGCTGCTGTCACTCGTGTCTCAACACCTGATGGGCGGGGCACGTCGGATGCCATCAAAGACCTCCCCGCTGCAGGCATTGATGAACAGAGGGACATGTCGTACGATGGATGTTTTCAGATGATGTGATGTGAGAACCACTGGAAAGGATTTGAAACACAATTTCCAAAGCATTTTGggtctgccaaaaaaaaaagcctccaatCTGATATTTGAATTGACAAATTGAATTGGATGGGAGTTTGAACTGAATGTTGCACTCATGACTGAAGCAAACACACAATGGGAGGAAACaggaaaaagaaatattttgcaCTCGAAACTCAACAAAAGTCTTTGTTAAAAACATgacttgttgatgttttttatgttacatttatatattttgctttgtattttttaaaaggtATTTATCTTCAGTATATGTCTAGTTTAACCACTTTTTTTATGCTTTTGCACATTTAGTCGTGACATGCCCACATGTTGTCGCCAACTTTTAATTCTTCCTTTTGGCTCCCAGGTGACAAGAAAGCACAATGCTGGAAAAACAGCAATTTTGAAGCATCAGTAATGTTTCTTTTTGAATTCTTGATTTTTTTCGTTCTAACATACATTTTTGATTGATTATTTATTCACCGGATTGGCACTTTTGGATTTGAGTGCAACATGTTGGTATTTTGAGATGCAATTGTTTGATTTTATGAGAAGAAACCGTCATCAACATATCAAGTATATGCTTCAGTTGTGTAGATATGTattttgtcttatttatttCCATGCGTGTCTCTGTGTAcagttttgtaaataaataaaatggttgGAATTGATGTTGCCTGGTGATTATACGTATTTGACGTagagcgccctctgctggtaaTTCCGATTTTTCATCAAATTATGCTCTGCTTTTATGTAATATTGCTACCTGAGGAACaaaattggaatggtattcaATAATGACACCGTATGTTTGTGCCGTCAATAATTA is a window of Syngnathus typhle isolate RoL2023-S1 ecotype Sweden linkage group LG1, RoL_Styp_1.0, whole genome shotgun sequence DNA encoding:
- the adamtsl3 gene encoding ADAMTS-like protein 1 isoform X2, whose product is MTGGGWGATGLLLFAVWVKVGVWANNGDAVFIREFALIRRDHFSEEPLHDTSQKPEDPSSRTARSEEDRDTLWDAWGSWSECSRTCGGGASYSLRRCLSSKTCEGQNIKYRTCSNVDCPVDAGDFRAQQCSAHADVRFQGQYHEWLPVYNDPNNPCALKCKAKESGLLVELAPKVLDGTRCYTESLDMCISGVCQIVGCDLELGSAAKEDNCGVCNGDGSSCRLMRGHYKSQHASGKTEDTVVVIPFKSRQVRLILKGPDHLYVESKTLQGVKGQLILDKSGQYQLENTTLDYQKLSDKEVLRIPGPLGADFTIQVQFASGPDSVTQYIFYQPIVHRWRETDFFPCSVTCGGGYQLTSAECFDLRGGRVVADQYCHYYPENSKPKPKLQECNLEPCLASDGYKQIMPYDLYHPLPRWESGPWTACSTSCNGGTQSRSVSCVEEDMQGIVSATDEWKCLYAPKMAVLQPCNTFECPTWMAQEWSPCTVTCGQGLRYRVVLCMDHRGLHAGGCDPTTKPHIKEECLVTVPCYKAIDTLPVEAKPLWHKQAIELHEETLVTEEPNFIPGAWQPCSRTCGTGTQRRTVKCRVLLSFSQTVADLPDEECKGVKPALSQACHRIPCHMSEGNDEQQEEEEEGSEEENLEGEELHEWEYDGFTECSKSCGGGVQEAVVICLNKQTKMASANQSLCVSARRPPPLLLDCQTQPCPPRWEAGGWSQCSASCGVGLMSRTVACARRPSVGSNSTEVLPNENCHDPKPNPIQACNRFDCPPTWETQEWGKCSSRCGNGVERRRVVCKQRLADGSFLELPDSFCPAKVPASQRLCSTEQRCPPQWVTSWSQCSATCGNGMQRLEAVCMKQGEDGQYHTVAPNNCSSLGRPTRIRPCSLRLCKNSLKTESTILARRNVYVQWRRSKRVHLMAGGTAYLLPWTTVVLRCPARHIRKANIQWLKEGKPLATPLGLVKIQQVGPSDAGTYTCVAGRVKEHLVLRVIGGKHKLRRPEATGAQEPSVSPDGYDDIVERLLQLKVEKNKTTSEDRRDLLDIPDVIVLDSRRLDELGSLGGKQGERAVAQLVDELSVSHHGTNESTRHHPEMESNPKSQPSRYRSPVIIQSPWKVRAGSSSDASVNVGRPILLRKPYVSLEIRCETLGYPEPSLTWTKNGKPLRSDRRIDMLPGGSLRIRSPNLSDEGLYTCTARNRLGSSSRSSWLQITGSGGRNCVQADGYFCPDRSNSTIQSAAHSRWRADPWAACSASCGGGSQTRRVRCVDGPEGGSTEVEQRRCFGAGRKPSDIRTCNVLPCVAWATSNWGLWSMPGSRFGCTAPQCFLPRHKWHQSPFQDMRRTQTAELHEELHGGRLRSALASRPVDAVHGHLRPTRLPVAPGGVHEATRRELLAEASSRQLAALQYGVLRQSRRRVPRQHPVLREGAAVGVVHTSTV
- the adamtsl3 gene encoding ADAMTS-like protein 1 isoform X1, whose amino-acid sequence is MTGGGWGATGLLLFAVWVKVGVWANNGDAVFIREFALIRRDHFSEEPLHDTSQKPEDPSSRTARSEEDRDTLWDAWGSWSECSRTCGGGASYSLRRCLSSKTCEGQNIKYRTCSNVDCPVDAGDFRAQQCSAHADVRFQGQYHEWLPVYNDPNNPCALKCKAKESGLLVELAPKVLDGTRCYTESLDMCISGVCQIVGCDLELGSAAKEDNCGVCNGDGSSCRLMRGHYKSQHASGKTEDTVVVIPFKSRQVRLILKGPDHLYVESKTLQGVKGQLILDKSGQYQLENTTLDYQKLSDKEVLRIPGPLGADFTIQVQFASGPDSVTQYIFYQPIVHRWRETDFFPCSVTCGGGYQLTSAECFDLRGGRVVADQYCHYYPENSKPKPKLQECNLEPCLASDGYKQIMPYDLYHPLPRWESGPWTACSTSCNGGTQSRSVSCVEEDMQGIVSATDEWKCLYAPKMAVLQPCNTFECPTWMAQEWSPCTVTCGQGLRYRVVLCMDHRGLHAGGCDPTTKPHIKEECLVTVPCYKAIDTLPVEAKPLWHKQAIELHEETLVTEEPNFIPGAWQPCSRTCGTGTQRRTVKCRVLLSFSQTVADLPDEECKGVKPALSQACHRIPCHMSEGNDEQQEEEEEGSEEENLEGEELHEWEYDGFTECSKSCGGGVQEAVVICLNKQTKMASANQSLCVSARRPPPLLLDCQTQPCPPRWEAGGWSQCSASCGVGLMSRTVACARRPSVGSNSTEVLPNENCHDPKPNPIQACNRFDCPPTWETQEWGKCSSRCGNGVERRRVVCKQRLADGSFLELPDSFCPAKVPASQRLCSTEQRCPPQWVTSWSQCSATCGNGMQRLEAVCMKQGEDGQYHTVAPNNCSSLGRPTRIRPCSLRLCKNSLKTESTILARRNVYVQWRRSKRVHLMAGGTAYLLPWTTVVLRCPARHIRKANIQWLKEGKPLATPLGLVKIQQVGPSDAGTYTCVAGRVKEHLVLRVIGGKHKLRRPEATGAQEPSVSPDGYDDIVERLLQLKVEKNKTTSEDRRDLLDIPDVIVLDSRRLDELGSLGGKQGERAVAQLVDELSVSHHGTNESTRHHPEMESNPKSQPSRYRSPVIIQSPWKVRAGSSSDASVNVGRPILLRKPYVSLEIRCETLGYPEPSLTWTKNGKPLRSDRRIDMLPGGSLRIRSPNLSDEGLYTCTARNRLGSSSRSSWLQITGSGGRNCVQADGYFCPDRSNSTIQSAAHSRWRADPWAACSASCGGGSQTRRVRCVDGPEGGSTEVEQRRCFGAGRKPSDIRTCNVLPCVAWATSNWGLCSGQCLGPGLAAQHRNVFCLDTNGTKVPSRICGGLRRPSSTRNCTADACAPRWRVGPWTQCTATCGRHGFQSRRVACTRRPGGSCSRRPRPASWQRCNTVSCGRAAGECRDSTRYCEKVRQLELCTLPQFKSRCCHSCLNT
- the adamtsl3 gene encoding ADAMTS-like protein 1 isoform X3 — encoded protein: MEPSTSCKLLLTAILIMSSRTARSEEDRDTLWDAWGSWSECSRTCGGGASYSLRRCLSSKTCEGQNIKYRTCSNVDCPVDAGDFRAQQCSAHADVRFQGQYHEWLPVYNDPNNPCALKCKAKESGLLVELAPKVLDGTRCYTESLDMCISGVCQIVGCDLELGSAAKEDNCGVCNGDGSSCRLMRGHYKSQHASGKTEDTVVVIPFKSRQVRLILKGPDHLYVESKTLQGVKGQLILDKSGQYQLENTTLDYQKLSDKEVLRIPGPLGADFTIQVQFASGPDSVTQYIFYQPIVHRWRETDFFPCSVTCGGGYQLTSAECFDLRGGRVVADQYCHYYPENSKPKPKLQECNLEPCLASDGYKQIMPYDLYHPLPRWESGPWTACSTSCNGGTQSRSVSCVEEDMQGIVSATDEWKCLYAPKMAVLQPCNTFECPTWMAQEWSPCTVTCGQGLRYRVVLCMDHRGLHAGGCDPTTKPHIKEECLVTVPCYKAIDTLPVEAKPLWHKQAIELHEETLVTEEPNFIPGAWQPCSRTCGTGTQRRTVKCRVLLSFSQTVADLPDEECKGVKPALSQACHRIPCHMSEGNDEQQEEEEEGSEEENLEGEELHEWEYDGFTECSKSCGGGVQEAVVICLNKQTKMASANQSLCVSARRPPPLLLDCQTQPCPPRWEAGGWSQCSASCGVGLMSRTVACARRPSVGSNSTEVLPNENCHDPKPNPIQACNRFDCPPTWETQEWGKCSSRCGNGVERRRVVCKQRLADGSFLELPDSFCPAKVPASQRLCSTEQRCPPQWVTSWSQCSATCGNGMQRLEAVCMKQGEDGQYHTVAPNNCSSLGRPTRIRPCSLRLCKNSLKTESTILARRNVYVQWRRSKRVHLMAGGTAYLLPWTTVVLRCPARHIRKANIQWLKEGKPLATPLGLVKIQQVGPSDAGTYTCVAGRVKEHLVLRVIGGKHKLRRPEATGAQEPSVSPDGYDDIVERLLQLKVEKNKTTSEDRRDLLDIPDVIVLDSRRLDELGSLGGKQGERAVAQLVDELSVSHHGTNESTRHHPEMESNPKSQPSRYRSPVIIQSPWKVRAGSSSDASVNVGRPILLRKPYVSLEIRCETLGYPEPSLTWTKNGKPLRSDRRIDMLPGGSLRIRSPNLSDEGLYTCTARNRLGSSSRSSWLQITGSGGRNCVQADGYFCPDRSNSTIQSAAHSRWRADPWAACSASCGGGSQTRRVRCVDGPEGGSTEVEQRRCFGAGRKPSDIRTCNVLPCVAWATSNWGLCSGQCLGPGLAAQHRNVFCLDTNGTKVPSRICGGLRRPSSTRNCTADACAPRWRVGPWTQCTATCGRHGFQSRRVACTRRPGGSCSRRPRPASWQRCNTVSCGRAAGECRDSTRYCEKVRQLELCTLPQFKSRCCHSCLNT